The genomic segment GTTTCCATTTTTACGAGTTCAAAAAAACGTTCGTAGTATTTAGCCGTATCAGGGTCGTTCACTTTTCCAAAAAACTGATAGGAAAGATTGCTTAAAATTGCTTTGCTGGCTTTATCCCCATACAACATATCGTTTTGAATTTTGTCCTGCATGACATAAATAGTGGCAATATCATAGCTTCGGAGCGTAGCGGGAATACGGTGCATATTGAGCAATTTTATGGTTGGAGCTTCTTCCATCATTACAAACGAAGATTCTTGATTTCGCACACTCATTTGTTTAATGACCGTATGCATAATAGTAGCGATTATAGGAGAATATGCCGATTCGTACTTAGGCTGGTTCACGATGGAAATTACCGCAGGGTTTTCTTTACTGTTAATATTGAGAGGCACTTCATCAGCAGACAACACCATAAATAGTTGTCGGGAACTAATCTTTTTAAAGGCATTGGCCAAGGTACTTTTAACACCAGCTGTTTGCTTATCCGAATCGATACCATTGATAAAAGCACTTGCCATACTTTTAGAAGTTAAATTGGTACTTAAAAAAGCGACCATTTTTTTAGTATTGAAACTTTGAAAAACAGCAATCAAATGGGCAAGGTACAATATTGTGGAAAAGCTGTTTTTAATTTCCATATCAATCCGCTTAACAAGCCTTCTACGGCATCATTAAAAAACTTGCTTGCTCCGCTTATGCCAGACTCTTTATGTTCCAATAAATTCTCGATAAGTACTTTGGATAGTTCATTTACATCTTCTTCATTGAGAATATACCTAGTGTCAAGTCAACATTAAAGAGTCGTATATTTTTTATATCTTTGCAAGAAACCATGGCAAAAAAATATACAATAACCTTAACCAAAGAAGAGCGTAAAGATTTAGAACAAATCATTTCAAAAGGTAAACATAGCAGTCAAATTTATCGTAATGCTTATATCCTTCTAAACAAAGACGAGGGTGCTTATTCTGATTCAATTAAAGTAACTAATCAAGAGGTATCAAAAGTTTTAAAAATAGCTATGCGAACCATAGACAGGATAAAGAAACGTTTTGTGGAAGAAGGATTTGAAGCCTGTTTATCTCGCAAACCTACCACCCGTGTTTATGAAAGAAAGATTGACGGTGATAGAGAAGCCAAACTGATATCCATCGCTTGTAGTGAGCCCCCACAAGGTATGGCTAAATGGTCGCTTCGTCTTTTAGCCGATAAAATGGTAGAATTAAACTATGTAGATAGTCTATCTCATGAAACAGTTCGTTCTGTTTTAAAAAAACGAGTTGAAACCCTGGCGAGTTAAAGGTTGGGTTATTCCTCCAATCCAAAATGCTGATTTTGTAGCTAATATGGAACATGTCTTAGACGTTTATAAGCGCCCCTATTGTTCAAAACACCCTGTAGTTTGCATGGATGAATCCCCTAAACAACTTATCGACGAAATCAAAGATTCTATAAAGTTGAAAGATGGTAGTAAGATTGTGGACTATGAGTATAAACGAAATGGTGTTTGTAATATCTTTATGGCTAATGAGCCATTTTCAGGAAAACGAATAGTGAAAATTACAGAAAGAAAAACAAAAAAAGATTGGGCATTATTTGTAAAAGATATAGCAGAACAATACAAAGAAGCAGAAAAAATAACTTTGGTAATGGATAATCTAAACACTCATAAAGCAAGTTCTCTTTATCAAACTTTCAAGCCTGAACAAGCAAAACAATTATGGGATAGGTTTGAATTTGTTTACACCCCAAAATATGGAAGTTGGCTTAATATGGCAGAAATAGAACTCAATGTTTTAAATGGACAATGTCTAAACAGAAGAATAGACCATATTGAAACCGTCAAAACAGAGGTTGGTGCTTGGGTCAAGTATAGAGATCAAAAACAAGCAACAATAAACTGGCAGTTTACAACTAAAGATTCTTGCATTAAACTAAAAAGGCTTTATCCGACATTAAATAATTGACTTGACACTAGGAGCAATGGGATTGACCCGATAATGAATTTGGTCAAAGGCAATGGTATAGAATTTTACTTTGTTTTCTTTGAATAGTGGATAAGCCATTTCGGTCAATTCAAAATCTTTGTAATCATGAATAATTCCGCAAAAGTTATATCTACTAAAATGTTGCAGAAAATTATAAATAATACTTTCGGTTTTTCCACTACCGGCAGACCCAATAACCGATGCCCCACGTTTGATATTTTCTACTTGGAATTTACCCCGTTTTAATTTAAAACGAACCCGATATTTTTTGTGGACAGTCGTTGACCGCTCCTCGTGAAAGAATACATAGAGTACCGTGCCAATAAATAATACAGGAACGATAACATAAAGGATGATATGTGCCAGATTCCAATTCATATCCCGATAGAACTTGATTGTATGGCTTTATCAAGGACTCCAACAAAATATCCTTTTCCAACATGAACAAACTTGGATTGGATTCCAGACGGCGAATTTCCTGTTTAGCTTTTTGTACATTGCTTGAAATAGTTTCGGGTATTGAAGAACTGCCAAAAGATTTTACGACTTTATATTTTCCGTGAGATTTGGATATAATCTGAACACTAACGCTACCCAACTTGTTCCTCTTTTGCCTTATAAACATAAGGCTAAATTAACAAAAAAAAAAAAACGAGACACCCAAAACCTGACTTACTAAATTATAAATCGTATAAAATCAGGTAGTTAAGAGAATTTTGTTTTGGCATGACGAAAACAGGAAAAGTACTTTTAGCACTTTTGGTTTTTACTTTTAACGTGAGTTCTTTTTAAGAAATAATATATAACTTAATTTTAAAACACTGATAAACACGAAGTTATGTTCCCTGCCATTCTATATTTGTTAATTATTAAGTAGTAGTTTATTGACCAATTATGGATTCCTGCCTACGCAAGAATACAAAACGTTAAACCTTTTCTACTCCAGTAGGTTTTCGATATCCTTGAAAAGGTTGTTTTAACAATTCTTTTAAGGAAGAGTTTTTAACCTCATCAGGAAAAGTATCTACTCCATAGACAATTTTTTCTCTGTCTAACTCCAAATACGTTCCAAAAATTCTGTCCCAAATAGAAAAAATATTCCCATAATTAGAATCTGTATAAGGTAACATATTATGATGATGCACCTTGTGCATATCTGGAGACACAATAAAGTAGCTCAAGAATTTATCTACTTTTGGCGGAATTTTAATATTTGCATGGGTAAATTGTGTAAAAATCAACGACATAGATTGATAAATAAACACAATAGCAATAGGAGTTCCTACAACAAAAACACCTAATAACGTAAACGCAAAACGAATTAAACTTTCTATTGGATGATGCCTGTTTGCAGTAGTTGTATCTACTTTATGATCTGAATGATGCACTAAATGAACCATCCACAAAGGTTTTATTTTATGTT from the Polaribacter cellanae genome contains:
- a CDS encoding sterol desaturase family protein translates to METIFNYFETIPSSHRSIILVGGITFFWLLEGLIPLFKFDYKKWKHAIPNLFFTLTTIIINFALAFLLLKTADWVKANNFGIINWFPEMPLWLYVVFGVLFLDFFGAYLAHYTEHKIKPLWMVHLVHHSDHKVDTTTANRHHPIESLIRFAFTLLGVFVVGTPIAIVFIYQSMSLIFTQFTHANIKIPPKVDKFLSYFIVSPDMHKVHHHNMLPYTDSNYGNIFSIWDRIFGTYLELDREKIVYGVDTFPDEVKNSSLKELLKQPFQGYRKPTGVEKV
- a CDS encoding IS630 family transposase (programmed frameshift) — encoded protein: MAKKYTITLTKEERKDLEQIISKGKHSSQIYRNAYILLNKDEGAYSDSIKVTNQEVSKVLKIAMRTIDRIKKRFVEEGFEACLSRKPTTRVYERKIDGDREAKLISIACSEPPQGMAKWSLRLLADKMVELNYVDSLSHETVRSVLKKNELKPWRVKGWVIPPIQNADFVANMEHVLDVYKRPYCSKHPVVCMDESPKQLIDEIKDSIKLKDGSKIVDYEYKRNGVCNIFMANEPFSGKRIVKITERKTKKDWALFVKDIAEQYKEAEKITLVMDNLNTHKASSLYQTFKPEQAKQLWDRFEFVYTPKYGSWLNMAEIELNVLNGQCLNRRIDHIETVKTEVGAWVKYRDQKQATINWQFTTKDSCIKLKRLYPTLNN